The window CTGAGCGGCGTGCTCGCCCAGCGGCTCGTGCGACGCATCTGCCCCATCTGCCGGGCACCCGATCATCCGGACAGCGCCCACCTGCTGGCCCTCGGCGTCTCGAATACCTCCGGGATCGAGCTGTACCGGGGCAGGGGCTGCGACGAGTGCCGGGGCACCGGCTACCGCGGGCGCATCGGAATCTACGAGCTGTTCCGGATCAACGACGAGACCCGCAGTCTCATCGTGCGGCGGGCACCCACCGGCGAGATCCGCCGCCACGCGGTGGAGCACGGCATGCTCACGCTGCGCGAGGACGCGTGGGCCAAGGCGTGCGCGGGTCTCACCACGGTGGGGGAGATCTTCCGGGTGACCCAGGAGGACACGTAGCCAGAAGTCGGCCGGTAGCTTCTAGGACTGGCCCGGCTGCCTTGGCGAGCGCGCGGTCGGAAGGTGCCAGCCGCGTCGCATCGCCATGAACCGCAGCCCAAAGCAGAGGACCGCGCCGGCCGAGGCGGCCGCGATCGGCGGGACGGCCAGCATCCTGCCAATTACCACGACGGCCGCCCCGATGAGGGCGGCGACCGCGTACAGCTCGGTGCGCAGCACGGTGGGGATCTCCCTCACGAGGGCGTCCCGCACCATGCCGCCGCCGATTGCCGTCAGCATGCCGAGCATCAGCGCGCCAACCGGCCCGACACCGAAGGCGAGCCCCTTGCTCGCGCCCGACACCGCAAAGAGCGCCAATCCGGCGGCGTCGAACACCAGCACCGGGCTGCTCAACCGGTTGATGATCCGGTACCAGAAGAACGTGATCAGCCCGGCGAGGATGGAGACCGCGATGTACCGCCAGTCGCCGATCGCCACGGGAGGGAGCGCGCCAATCAGCACGTCGCGGGCCATTCCACCGGAGTTGCCGGCGGCAAACGACAACACCAGCACCCCGAAGAGGTCGAGCCGGTGCTTGACGCCCGCCGTCGCGCCGCTGAGCGCGAAGACAAAGGTGCCACCGAGATCGAACACCACGAGTAGCGGATTCTCGGTCAGTGGGGATTCACCGGGACGGCTGCCGTGTCGCCCAACGGTAGCGTGAAGCGAAAGGTCGAGCCGACTCCCGGCTTGCTCTCGACCCAGATCCGGCCGCCGTGGAGCAGCTCGATCTGCCGTTCCGAGAACGCGCCCGCCTCGGCGCCGGTGACGACGACGACTCCGATCGGCTTGCTGTCGAGCAGCATCGGCACGGCGAGGACGCTCAGGTAGTCGGCCGCCTTCGCCAGCGCCTCGAGCCGGTATTCATCATCCATCCGGATATCCGGAATGTAGACCACGTTCCGGCTCAGAACCGCCCGGGCGGTACCGCCACCGCGGCTCGGCGGCGCCGGATAGCTCTGCCGAACGACCTCGACGGCTTCGGGCCTCAGGCTGTGGGCCGCCGCGATATGGATCAGCTCACCGTCGAACCGATAGACCCAGCCGGTCGTCGCCCGGCACAGGTCCAGTGCCTTGGCCGCGATGGCGTCGAAGACCGGCTCGACATCGGTCTGAAACCGGCTGATGAGCCCGAGGACTTCGCTGGTGGCGGTCTGGCGCTCGAGCGCCTCCCCCAGCTCGCGATCGCGCGTCCGGAGCTGCCCGAGCACGTCGGCCAGCTGCTTCTGCACGTCACGGGCGTTTCCGTTCTTCCGCGCGCTGCGGGCAGTCGAACGCTTGCCTTGGACCTTGCGTTTCACGGGCTTCCCACGCCGCTCCATCGATTCTCCTCGCCCCCGGTACTCTGGCCTCGACAGGCTAGGCGAAGGCCGCCGTGGGATCAAGCTCGGATGGCGAGCTTCACGAGCGCTATTGGCGCGAGATGTCGGCGAAGAACCGCTTGAAGACCGGTCCGAGGCGCAGCAGCTCCTGCCGGTGCAGCGCGGCGAGGGTGGCGAGGATCGTCCGGCCGCGCGGGGTGAGGGTGAGCTCCACCTTGCGCCGGTCGGCGCTCGAGATCGCCCGCGTCAAGAGGCGCTGCTGCACCAGCCGGTCGACGAGGCCGACCGCGCTGTTGTGCTTGATGTAGAGCTCCCGGGCGAGATCGCTGATCGTCACCGGCCCCTCTTCCGCCCAGCCGCGTACCACGAGCAGCGCCTGATACTGCTGGGCGGCGAGGCCGACCTCGGCGGCGGCGCGCTCGCTGAAGCGCAGGAACGTGCGCAGGGCGAGGCGCCACGCGGCCAGCCGCGCGTAGTCGTGCGCGGTGAGGTGGTAGCGCAGTTCCGCTTTCCTGAGCTGCATGGCGACCCCCCTCGGCGAGGTTGTGGCATTCCGCGGAAAATCGGGTAATATCGTCCCACGATATATCGTCCAGCGACATATTTTCTATCGAGGAGGACACCATGCGCGATCAGACATCTGCGCCCCGGCGTGACGCGCGCCGGCAATTCATCCGCAACGGCTTGCTCCTGGCCGGGGGCCTGGCCCTGCCCGGCCTGCCCCGACGGGCGGCCGCCGAGGATCACCCGCCGATCGGCACCTACCCGGCCGGCATCCAGGGCAGCACGGCCACCATCGGCGTCGCGGTGCCGCGCACCGGGACCTACGCGGAGCAGGGGGAGGACGAGCTGAAGGGCTGGCAGCTCGCGGTCGAGCACATCAACAGCGGCCATCCCCTCATCCGGGAAATCTCACCGAAGACGAAGAAGGGCGTGCTCGGCAAGGAGCTCAAGCTCGTGGTCGCCGATTCCGCCGCGAAGCCGAACGACGCGGTGCAGGCGCAGCAGCGCTTCATCACCGAGAGCAAGGTCATCCTCATGACCGGGTCGACGTCGAGCGCGGTCGCGGTGGCCATGAACAAGCTCGCCCAGCGCGAGAAGGTGCTCTACGTCACCGGCATCTCGGGCTCGAACGACACCACCGGCAAGGACTGCGTGCGCTACGGCTTCCGCCAGAACTTCTACGGCGAGACGGCGGCGAACGCGATCGGGCCGGTGCTGCTCAAGGCCTACGGCAAGAACAAGAAGATGGCGTTCATGACGCCCGACTACACCTACGGTCACACCGTGACCAAGTCGACGAGCGAGTACCTGACCGAGCACGGCGGCTGGACGATGGTGACGAACCAGGTGTCGCCGCTCGGGGCCACCGACTACAGCTCGTACCTCACCAATATCGCAAACTCCGGCGCCGAGGTGCTGCTGAACGTGAACTGGGGCCGCGACGCGGTGCTCTCGACGCAACAGGCGAAGCAGTTCGCGGTCATCCCGAGGATGAAGCTGGTGATCCCCTACCAGATCCCGTTCCTGGCCAAGAACATCGGCGCGGAGCTCGCCGAGGGCGTCTACGCCGCGACCGACTTCTGGTGGACGCTGCAGGACAAGTACCCCCTCGCCAAGATGTTCGTCGAGACGTTCCGCAAGAAGTACGGCTACTACCCGGAATGGGGCGCCGAGAACGCCTACGCGTCGTTTGCCATGTGGGCCGACGCGGTGGAGCACGCCGGCACCTTCTACCCGCCCGACGTCATCAAGTCCTACGAGGCCGGCCGCAAGCTCCAGTCGATGGTGGGCGAGGTCTATTTCCGCAAGGAGGACCACCAGCTCGTGCGGCCGGTGGTCATCGTGCGCGGCAAGGCGCCGAAGCAGATGCGGAACAAGGAGGACTTCTGGGAGGTGACCGAGGTGGTGCCGGGCGGACCGCTCATGCAGAAGCCGGACGCGTTCGGCTGCAAGCTCGGCGACTCCACATGATCGGAGGACGCCGCCGCCGGTGATCACCTGGCCCAATTTCGTTTCCCAGCTCTTCAACGGCCTGGCGCTGGGGGCGCTGCTCGCCCTCATCGCCTCGGGGCTCACCATCATCTACGGCACCCTCGGGGTGCTCAACCTCGCGCACGGCGCGATGTTCATGCTCGGCGGGTATGCCGGGTTCGCGGCCTACCAGGCGACCGGGTCGTTCGTCGTCGCCGTGGGCGCGGGGACGCTCGCCCTGCTGATCGTGGGGGTGTTGCTGGAGCGCGTCATCGTGCGCCATTTCTACGCGCGCCCGCACGAGGACCAGCTCCTGGTCACGTTCGGCCTCTCCATCGTCTTCGTCGAGGCCGTGCGCTGGCTGTTTTCGAGCGACTCCAAGACGGTCACGCCGCCCGCGGCGCTGGCCGGTATCACGCCGCTCGGCTTCATGATGTACCCGACATACCGGCTGGCGGTGGTCGGTATCGTCGCGGCGGCGCTGCTCGCGCTCTTCCTCGTGCTCTACCGCACGCGCCTCGGCATGATCGTGCGCGCGGGCATCGAGGACGCGGTGATGGTGGATTGCCTCGGCATTAACGTCGACCGGGTCTTCATGGTCGTGTTCGGTATCGGCGCCATGGCCGCCGGCTTCGCCGGCATCGTCAATGCCCCGATCGTGTCGCTCACGCCGGAGGTGGGGGAGGCCATCCTGGTGCAGACCTTCGTGGTCGTCGTGATCGGTGGCGTGGGCTCGTTCCCGGGCGCCGTGCTCGGCGGCCTGATCGCGGGTGAGATCATCAGCCTGACGTCGATGGTGAACCCCGGCTACGCCTACGTGATGCTCTTCGCCGCCATGACGCTCGTGCTCATGCTGCGGCCGCGCGGACTCCTCGGCGCCCAGGGCCGAGAGTGAGATACCGCGGCGCGGTTCCGAGGCGCGCCCCGGCCGGGCCGGGGCGTGGCCGAGCGTTGGGGGCTTGGGGGCCATGTCGGGGCCGGCAAGACGACGGATTCGGCGTCGATCGCGCGGTTCCGAGGCGCGCCCCGGCCGGGCCGGGGCGTGGCCGAGCGTTGGGGGCTTGGGGGCCATGTCGGGGCCCCCAAGACGATCGATGAGCGTCAATCGCATCGACAGCCCGCGGCGGCCATTGCTGGTCGCGTCGCTCACCGCCGCCGCGCTCATCGCGGTCCCGTTCGTCCTGCCCTGGCTCGGCGCCGCGCCGAACACGGTGAACCGTATCCTCGTCTGGGGACTGTTCGGGATCGGCTTCGACATTCTCTTCGGATACACCGGCCTCCTGTCGTTCGGCCAATCGGCGCTGTACGGGACCGGCGGATTCGTCGCCGCCTACCTGTTGACGCGCGTCGAGTTTCCCCACGTCGTCGCGTCGCTCCTGATCGGCACGGTGGCCGCGGCGGCGGTGGGCTATCTCGTCGGCCTCGTGGCGCTGCGTCGCACCGGCATCTACTTCGCCATGATCACGGTCGCGATCGCCGAGGTGTTCTACTTCGTCGAGTTCAACCCGCTCGCCGAATGGACCGGCGGCGAGAACGGCCTGCCGGGGGTGCCGACACCGAGCGTGAACCTCGGCTTCACCACGCTGCACTTCACGTCCGGCTGGGCGCTCTATCCGTTTCTCGCCTTCTGCTACTTCGTGGGCATCGTGATCGCCCTGCGCATCGTGCGCTCGCCGGTGGGCGTGGTGCTGCGGGGGATCCGCGAGAACCCGCTGCGCATGGCCGCCGTCGGCCACAACATACACGGCTACAAGCTCGCCGCCTTCGTCATCGCGGCCGCGTACGCCGGACTGGCCGGCGGCCTGCTCGGCGTGCTCCAGGCGTTCATGCCGCCCGAGGCATTCACGTTCGAGACCTCAGGGCAGCTCGTCATCCAGACCGCCATCGGCGGGCGCGGGATGCTGTTCGGCCCTCTCGCGGGCGCGGCGCTGTGGCTGTTCCTCCAGGACTTCCTGCAGGGCCCGCTCGGGCTCGGCTCGACGTGGAAGCTCGTGCTCGGCCTGGTGTTCGTCGTGCTCGTGTGCTTTCTGCGCGACGGAATCCTGGGCGGCCTGAGGGACCTGGGCCGCCTGGTTGCGCGCCGGAAAGGTGCGGAGACCGAGGCCGCCACCGGGCCGGCGCCGACCCGATCGCCGGCCGCGGACCCGGTCTCCACCCGGGCCCACCCGGACAACGGCTTCACCGGGCCGATCATGCAAACGATCAGGCTCACGAAGCAGTACGGCGGCCTCATCGCCAACGAAGCCATCGACTTTTCCGTCAACGCCGGCGAAGTGCGCGGCATCATCGGGCCGAATGGTGCGGGCAAGACGACCTTCTTCAAGATGCTGACCTGCGAAGTGCTGCCCACCGCGGGCCGCATCCTCTTCAAGGGCCGCGACATCACGGGCATGGACATGACGGAGGTCTGCCAGCTCGGGCTGACGAAGAGCTATCAG is drawn from Candidatus Methylomirabilota bacterium and contains these coding sequences:
- a CDS encoding ATPase, T2SS/T4P/T4SS family, whose amino-acid sequence is LTGHLVFSTLHTNDAPGAVTRLQDLGCEPYLVSSVLSGVLAQRLVRRICPICRAPDHPDSAHLLALGVSNTSGIELYRGRGCDECRGTGYRGRIGIYELFRINDETRSLIVRRAPTGEIRRHAVEHGMLTLREDAWAKACAGLTTVGEIFRVTQEDT
- a CDS encoding trimeric intracellular cation channel family protein, with the protein product MVFDLGGTFVFALSGATAGVKHRLDLFGVLVLSFAAGNSGGMARDVLIGALPPVAIGDWRYIAVSILAGLITFFWYRIINRLSSPVLVFDAAGLALFAVSGASKGLAFGVGPVGALMLGMLTAIGGGMVRDALVREIPTVLRTELYAVAALIGAAVVVIGRMLAVPPIAAASAGAVLCFGLRFMAMRRGWHLPTARSPRQPGQS
- a CDS encoding GAF domain-containing protein, yielding MERRGKPVKRKVQGKRSTARSARKNGNARDVQKQLADVLGQLRTRDRELGEALERQTATSEVLGLISRFQTDVEPVFDAIAAKALDLCRATTGWVYRFDGELIHIAAAHSLRPEAVEVVRQSYPAPPSRGGGTARAVLSRNVVYIPDIRMDDEYRLEALAKAADYLSVLAVPMLLDSKPIGVVVVTGAEAGAFSERQIELLHGGRIWVESKPGVGSTFRFTLPLGDTAAVPVNPH
- a CDS encoding MarR family transcriptional regulator, which codes for MQLRKAELRYHLTAHDYARLAAWRLALRTFLRFSERAAAEVGLAAQQYQALLVVRGWAEEGPVTISDLARELYIKHNSAVGLVDRLVQQRLLTRAISSADRRKVELTLTPRGRTILATLAALHRQELLRLGPVFKRFFADISRQ
- a CDS encoding substrate-binding protein, which encodes MRDQTSAPRRDARRQFIRNGLLLAGGLALPGLPRRAAAEDHPPIGTYPAGIQGSTATIGVAVPRTGTYAEQGEDELKGWQLAVEHINSGHPLIREISPKTKKGVLGKELKLVVADSAAKPNDAVQAQQRFITESKVILMTGSTSSAVAVAMNKLAQREKVLYVTGISGSNDTTGKDCVRYGFRQNFYGETAANAIGPVLLKAYGKNKKMAFMTPDYTYGHTVTKSTSEYLTEHGGWTMVTNQVSPLGATDYSSYLTNIANSGAEVLLNVNWGRDAVLSTQQAKQFAVIPRMKLVIPYQIPFLAKNIGAELAEGVYAATDFWWTLQDKYPLAKMFVETFRKKYGYYPEWGAENAYASFAMWADAVEHAGTFYPPDVIKSYEAGRKLQSMVGEVYFRKEDHQLVRPVVIVRGKAPKQMRNKEDFWEVTEVVPGGPLMQKPDAFGCKLGDST
- a CDS encoding branched-chain amino acid ABC transporter permease, which produces MITWPNFVSQLFNGLALGALLALIASGLTIIYGTLGVLNLAHGAMFMLGGYAGFAAYQATGSFVVAVGAGTLALLIVGVLLERVIVRHFYARPHEDQLLVTFGLSIVFVEAVRWLFSSDSKTVTPPAALAGITPLGFMMYPTYRLAVVGIVAAALLALFLVLYRTRLGMIVRAGIEDAVMVDCLGINVDRVFMVVFGIGAMAAGFAGIVNAPIVSLTPEVGEAILVQTFVVVVIGGVGSFPGAVLGGLIAGEIISLTSMVNPGYAYVMLFAAMTLVLMLRPRGLLGAQGRE
- a CDS encoding branched-chain amino acid ABC transporter ATP-binding protein/permease, translated to MSVNRIDSPRRPLLVASLTAAALIAVPFVLPWLGAAPNTVNRILVWGLFGIGFDILFGYTGLLSFGQSALYGTGGFVAAYLLTRVEFPHVVASLLIGTVAAAAVGYLVGLVALRRTGIYFAMITVAIAEVFYFVEFNPLAEWTGGENGLPGVPTPSVNLGFTTLHFTSGWALYPFLAFCYFVGIVIALRIVRSPVGVVLRGIRENPLRMAAVGHNIHGYKLAAFVIAAAYAGLAGGLLGVLQAFMPPEAFTFETSGQLVIQTAIGGRGMLFGPLAGAALWLFLQDFLQGPLGLGSTWKLVLGLVFVVLVCFLRDGILGGLRDLGRLVARRKGAETEAATGPAPTRSPAADPVSTRAHPDNGFTGPIMQTIRLTKQYGGLIANEAIDFSVNAGEVRGIIGPNGAGKTTFFKMLTCEVLPTAGRILFKGRDITGMDMTEVCQLGLTKSYQVNQLFNRLTVRENVTIAALAALRGKFRLDLMRRLADLPGLEQRVGHTLELVGLAGRGEAPVAQLAYGEKRRLEIGLALASSPSLLLLDEPLAGMSPAERADTVRLLKSIGQDRTMIVIDHDMDSLFELAERITVLQEGRVLAEGAPADIKANPKVQEAYLGGLNGAHP